ATGACTGAGGACAAACTTGCATTAGAGTCCTACTTATCATCTGTAAGCCCAAACATAATAACATCTCCTGGTTCAAACCAGGAAAAAGCTCTACGTTTAGCAATGTCTAGCTTCTCAGGTAATAGTAGTAATAAACGGGTTATTCTAATGATAAGTGATGGAGAAGCCCTAGAGGGAGATGTTTTCAAGGTTGTTGGTGATTCAATTAATGAGGGTATTCCTATCTATACGATTGCTGCTGGAACTGAAAAAGGTTCAAATATACCAATTGGCGAGGGCTACGTATTAAATAAACAGGGGCGGGAGGTAATTACTAAAACTGACTACTCCCTATTAGAAAATCTGGCTGATCTTACCTATGGAAAGTTTTATAAGTTAGAAGATACCCAGGTTATAGCCCAAGTGAGCCAGGAGATAAAATCCATGGAGTACGATAGTGTGGGTGGAAGAATTAAATATATTAATGTTGTTCAATATAGACCTTTTCTTCTTTTAGCTCTAGTTTTTTTACTACTATATATTTTTATTAAGGAGTGGAGATGGTCAGAAATTTTTTAAAAATAATAATTATTACATCCCTACTTCTATTAACCTCCTGTGAGAGACTTATAGAGAGTAGTACAATTCTTGCAGGAAATCAAAAGTTTAAAAGTGGTGATTATCAAGGCTCAATAATAGACTACTTAACAGGATTAGATTCCCAAACAAATAGAGATTATTTTTATTACAATCTAGGTAATGTTTATAGCTCCCTAGGAGAGTCCCCATCAGCTTTTGCGGTGTGGAATATGGCCAATGGAGATTCAAATTCAAGCTTAAAGTTCAGTCTCTTATATAATAAAGGATATCTTGAGTTTCAAGAGGGTAATTATGAACTGGCATATAACCATTTTAAACAGGCTCTACTTTTAATGCCTTCAAGTATAAAGGCAAAAATAAATTTGGAGTTGAGCTTAAATAAAATGAGTGCTGCAACCTATAATCAAGCTCCCGATAGTGTTAAAAATAGTGGAGACATAGGTGCAACTGATGAGACCAAACGAATATTAGAGTATGTAAGACAGAAGGAGGCCATGACATGGGGATTAAATTACCAGGAAGAAGAGTTAGAAAACGACTGGTAGCACTTTTATTGCTTTTGTTATCTTCTTCTCTATTTGGCCAGGAGATGTCAGTTCTACCTGATATACTAATTACTGGTAGAGTTATAACATTAAAAATACAGACTGATTTTTTGTATTCTGAAAATATTGAAGTAGGAGAACTTGAGCTTCCTGATGAACTATCCCTAATCTCTGGGCCAATTGTAAGGCCGTACCGTAAAAGAGTGGATGGTAAAAACCAGATGTTTAACCAGATTACATGGGCTCTTAGGAGTAAAGAGTCTGGGGTTTATACAATACCAAATGCAGAAATTTATGTTAAAGAAAAACTCTACTCTGTAGAGGTTCCTCTTATAAAAATTTTTAATAATGATGAAAGATTTAATAATTATCCTTTAATTGTAGAATGGAATAAAAATATTAAGAAGACCATTTTTGTTGGGGAATCACTTCCCCTTGTTGTAGAGGCGTATAATTTAGAAGAGATAAACTTTCCAGATCGGGTAGTTACTAATAATCCTAGAAAGGGTGAGATTGTAGAAGTCTCTGGCCTTGGTGATATTAATCCTGAAAGAGTTGGGGAGGCGGACCTGTATAGAGTCCCTGTTGCATCTTGGATATATACTCCCTTTGAGGCTGGTATGGTTACAATCCCATCAGTAAGAGTTGAGATAAATGGTTTAACCCGTTATACAGGCTCTCTTGAAGTTGAAGTTCTACCTGTAAAAGATCTAAATGAAACAGGGGGAGTTGGTGAGTTCCTAATTAGTACAGAGATAAGTGAATCACAGGTTACACCTGAGGATATGTTTCATTATAAGGTTCGGGTTTCTGGACAAGGGAATCTCCCATATTTTAAATTTCCAGAGATTAAATATGATAACTTAATCTTAATTGATAAGTCTGAAAATGAGTCTATCAGTTATACTGATAATGGTTATCTAGGTTGGAGAGAGATAGACTTAACACTGCAAGCATTAGATTCTGGAGTTAAAGAGATCGCTCTTTCAGAAGTGAGCTGGATTGATAAAAACGGATCTGAAATCTTCTATAATGGTAGTATCTCCCATTTGAATGTTGTTAGTGTTAAGATCGTATCCGAGGATATTATGCCCTTCCTCTCATTTATGAAAACCCCTGAAATTATCTCATCTTATAGAATGTTTTTATATAAAAATCCATTAATGTGGTTATTTTTAGGTTTTAGTGGACTCTTTTATATAATAATCTCTCTATTTAAATCTATTAAGAAAAATAGAGGGAAGAAGGGCCTTCTTATGACTATCGCAATAATGCCCCTCTTTTTAACATCTGCAATTTTTGCAAAGGGTTTTGAATACCAGGGAGAGTTAGTTGCAGCAGATAAATATATAGATTCAGGTGACTTTGAAAGTGCACTTGTAATATACAATGATCTAAGTGAGAAGCTTCCATATAATTGGGGTATTTTTGTAAATAAATCTATCCTATGGGATAAATTAGATAATGTAGCAAACTCAATATACAATATTCGTTTAGCTGAGAGAATAGCTCCAACTAACAGTAAGATAAAGCAGATTAAACTCTATCTCTCTGACTCCGAGGAGTCTAGCCAGAAGCAGGCAAAAACCTCCAATGGAGTTAATCCTGACTATATTTTTATTATACTTCTAATATTTTTTAATCTATTGGTTTTAGTATTAATAAGGTTATTAAGAGTTAAAAGTGTAACTACCTACTCTATGTTGTTTTTAACTCTACTCTTCTCACTACTCTCTGTTATTATGCTTATTTTTATACACTCTAAAAATAGAGTAGATGCTGGAATAATATCCCAGGGTGGGGCTCCTTTAACTAAAGTTCCTAACGAGATGGCCCTAGATTGGATGACACTAGGAGAGGGTAATTGTGTATATATTAAGGGTGAATGGAAGGATGACTACCTAATTGAAACCGAGTATGGCCTTCAGGGTTGGGTATCTAAAGATACCATTTTAGTTTTAGAAGAGAGATAAAATGGGTTTTGATGATATTTTAAATCAGTGGGAAAGTACAAAGGGATTAAAGAAAGAACCTACTAATACTCCTAAAAAGGTAAAAAAAGTAGTTTCGATGTCCTCATTTTTAGATATGTATCCACCTGATGAGGATAGTGGAGAGGGCATTCCTGAAAAAATGACTCCAAGGCAAAAGAGAAGAAATTATCGTAGGATGAAACCCCAAGAGACTTTGGACCTACATGGCTTTTCCCTAGCCGCTGGGATTATTGAGCTAAAAGATTTTCTTTATAGGTGTAAAAAGAGAAAAATAGAGAAAATATTAATTATTCACGGAAAAGGACTTCACTCACCAAACGGTGATTCAGTTTTAAGAGATGGTGTTATTGGTGAGTTAAAGGCTTTATCATTTATTGGAGAAATAGGCCACCCCTCGGAAAAAGAGGGTGGAGCGGGTGCTACCTGGGCCGTTATTAAGTATTAACGTTCTCTGAAAATAATCCTACCTCGGGTTAAATCATATGGTGATAATGCTACTGTAACTTTATCTCCTGGTACAATTCGAATAAAATGTTTTCTCATTTTTCCTGATAAATGTGCAAGTATAATATGCTCATTCTGTAATTCTACTCTA
Above is a genomic segment from Thiospirochaeta perfilievii containing:
- a CDS encoding vWA domain-containing protein translates to MRITNPELLWYYIILIPIFIVIILFYMSGISDLKKLTGTWRFVAVKRIYRVRYVVISLMFLLSLLSLLIGLSGISWQKKPKKDDSVGLEVIFLLDVSRSMLAQDIIPSRLSKSISLMTTVIDSIDDCKFGVVVFKGEAFVSVPMTEDKLALESYLSSVSPNIITSPGSNQEKALRLAMSSFSGNSSNKRVILMISDGEALEGDVFKVVGDSINEGIPIYTIAAGTEKGSNIPIGEGYVLNKQGREVITKTDYSLLENLADLTYGKFYKLEDTQVIAQVSQEIKSMEYDSVGGRIKYINVVQYRPFLLLALVFLLLYIFIKEWRWSEIF
- a CDS encoding tetratricopeptide repeat protein; translated protein: MVRNFLKIIIITSLLLLTSCERLIESSTILAGNQKFKSGDYQGSIIDYLTGLDSQTNRDYFYYNLGNVYSSLGESPSAFAVWNMANGDSNSSLKFSLLYNKGYLEFQEGNYELAYNHFKQALLLMPSSIKAKINLELSLNKMSAATYNQAPDSVKNSGDIGATDETKRILEYVRQKEAMTWGLNYQEEELENDW
- a CDS encoding BatD family protein, whose protein sequence is MGIKLPGRRVRKRLVALLLLLLSSSLFGQEMSVLPDILITGRVITLKIQTDFLYSENIEVGELELPDELSLISGPIVRPYRKRVDGKNQMFNQITWALRSKESGVYTIPNAEIYVKEKLYSVEVPLIKIFNNDERFNNYPLIVEWNKNIKKTIFVGESLPLVVEAYNLEEINFPDRVVTNNPRKGEIVEVSGLGDINPERVGEADLYRVPVASWIYTPFEAGMVTIPSVRVEINGLTRYTGSLEVEVLPVKDLNETGGVGEFLISTEISESQVTPEDMFHYKVRVSGQGNLPYFKFPEIKYDNLILIDKSENESISYTDNGYLGWREIDLTLQALDSGVKEIALSEVSWIDKNGSEIFYNGSISHLNVVSVKIVSEDIMPFLSFMKTPEIISSYRMFLYKNPLMWLFLGFSGLFYIIISLFKSIKKNRGKKGLLMTIAIMPLFLTSAIFAKGFEYQGELVAADKYIDSGDFESALVIYNDLSEKLPYNWGIFVNKSILWDKLDNVANSIYNIRLAERIAPTNSKIKQIKLYLSDSEESSQKQAKTSNGVNPDYIFIILLIFFNLLVLVLIRLLRVKSVTTYSMLFLTLLFSLLSVIMLIFIHSKNRVDAGIISQGGAPLTKVPNEMALDWMTLGEGNCVYIKGEWKDDYLIETEYGLQGWVSKDTILVLEER
- a CDS encoding Smr/MutS family protein — translated: MGFDDILNQWESTKGLKKEPTNTPKKVKKVVSMSSFLDMYPPDEDSGEGIPEKMTPRQKRRNYRRMKPQETLDLHGFSLAAGIIELKDFLYRCKKRKIEKILIIHGKGLHSPNGDSVLRDGVIGELKALSFIGEIGHPSEKEGGAGATWAVIKY
- the infA gene encoding translation initiation factor IF-1 → MAKEEAIEVQGVVKEALPNTQFRVELQNEHIILAHLSGKMRKHFIRIVPGDKVTVALSPYDLTRGRIIFRER